TATTGAACAATCCCTCTTTGTACTCTTCAAAATCAAATCCCTCGTCATCCATACGAATCAGCTCTGCTACTATATGCCCGACTCTGTTTGCTCCAAACTCTAAAAGCTCCTGCGCCTGTTGCACATCATCCAAAAGCAGATATATCTGCGCTTTAAACTCCGCCATCGTGAAGTTGTTTTTAAAGATAACGCCGATGTACTTTTCCATACTCAAAGAGTCGTCAAGCGATTCGACGGCATCTAAAATATCTTCTGCATCATATTCGCTAAAGTTTAAAACCATATCACGGATAAATTTGCCGCTGTTTTTGTTGTTATAGGTCAAATCCTGTACGGGATAGACTTCGGAAATACTCGGGATAATAATCTGGCAGGAGTAAAATCCAAGATAGTCGTACTCCCGCAAATATATCTCCTTACCCATCTCTTTGGCGATATTTACCAAAAAGTCAAACTCATCTTTTATGCCGTCATATCTCCAAGGTGCGAACTCAAAACTTTTTACGGAGTTTAAAAAACCAAACCCGAGTTTTCCGTTTGAGTCCACAAAATGGGATTCGAGATTAAAGCTGTCGGCTACTATGCTCATATCGAATGTCGGGGTTTCAAATGTATCAAGACTATCCAAATCACGCCCTTGCATAAGCTCCGTCATAGTCCTCTCCAGCGATACTTCTAGTATCGGGTGCGCTCCGAAAGAGACAAAAAGGGTTGCATTTTTTGGGTTTATCAGCGAAATGGCAGTTACGGGAAGCTTCCCGCCAAGCGAAGCATCGAGAATTTCTACGATGTAGCCTGACTCCCTAAGTGCCAAAAGGTCTTTGTAAACTCTCTCATAAGATTTAACAACTTCATCGGGAAATTTCGGCAGTGCGTAGCCGTTTTTTATAATTTCGAGTTTTGCATACCGCTCATATATCTCGCTAAGAGCTTGAACCTGTGCCTCTTTTGGCGTATTTCCCGCAGCTAGTCCGTTACTGACATAGAGGTTGTTTAAGATATTTACCGGAAAATAGACTCTCTCGCCGCCAAAAAGGTTTGTAAAGGGAAGAGCAACTATTTTATCCGTAAAGTCGCTGTTATAGTCAACCAAATCATCACCGCTAAGTTCACCGTCGGCATCATAGATGTCAAGCAACTCTTCACTAAGATAGTCACCGCCAAACTCAAACAGCGCTTCATCGGGATAATATTTGCGATTTGGCAGATAAAAATCAGTAAAAAAATTATTTGTTTGAAGCCTCTCGATGTATTCGCCCAAAGCGCTTGCCGTTGATGCCTCGCTGAGGATTCCTTTTCCGTTTGAGTAGATGTGATTTGGTGCTTCGGCGGAGCTTAGGTTTACGGAGTAGCAGTTAGCAAGAGGATGTTTTTGTTCCGATATCGTAGTTTTACAGCCGACATCCTCCAACACTTTTTGCATTTTTGAGATTGACTCCTCCAAGGGAGCAGTTTTTGATAAAAGTTTCACTGTTTTTTCCTAATAATCAGATATATAAAAAACGGTCCGCCGATAAGAGCAGTAACAATCCCTATCGGCACTTCGCTTTGTGTCTGTAACGATCTTGTAATTGTGTCACAAAAAACCAAAAAAAAGCCTCCAAAGAGTGCGGTTTTAAAAATTCTGGCATTTATGGTCGAAGGGTAGATTTTTAAAACTATATGCGGAGTTATAAGTCCGACAAAACCGATGGGTCCGCTAATGCTAACAAGCGTACCTACGGCAAAAGAGGAGATTAGAAGAAGCACTCTAGTTGCTTTTTTTGTATCCAAGCCTTTTAGCTTTGCACTCTCATCAGAAATACCCAAGAGCTGAAGCTCAAATCTGTACGCATATATAACCGTAGTCAAAAGAGAGGCGATGAAACCGGCTATAAGCGGATTTTGCCATCCGATGATAGAGAGAGAACCCATAGTAAAACGGATAAGCATATCGTTTTGCATAGCGTCTCCCAGATAAAAAATTATCATAAGAGCGGAGGTGTAAAAGAGCGAGAGGGCAATTCCTAAAAGCAAAAGCGACTCATGTTGGGCATTTTTTAGAAATTTTGCCAGATAAAGAAGCAAGAACACCGTTAATATTGCTCCCAAAAATCCAAAAAGATGAACCGCGCTTATGCCAAAGAGCAAAGTTCCAAGCCCAAGTTTTATGGCAATTCCCGCACCCAAAACGGCACCGCTTGAAACCCCCAGAGTGTAAGGCGTCATAAGTGCATTACGAAAGAGCGTTTGAAACAGAAGACCGCTAAGAGCGAGTATGATGCCTGCAAAAAAAGCAAACAAAACCCGCGGCACTCTTAGCTCAAAAAATATCTTTGAGCTAAGAGTTGAAAAATCCAAAACCTCGTTTATCTCAAGCGGCACCGCACCGATAAACGGCGAGATAACAAAAATAGCTATTAAAAAAAACCATACCAAAAACTTACTCATACTTTACCGCCAATGAGTAAAACTCTACTCCGTAAAGCTCTTTTAAAACATCATCGTCAAAAAAATCATCCTCGTAATAGCAGGCATTTTTATCTTTTATAAAAGCGATTGGACTGCCGATGAAAGAGGCAAGATGCAAATCATGCGTGATAAGAATGATTTGATGCGTATCTTTTAACTTTTTTATATATTTTGCTATCACCCGAGAGTTGCTGGGGTCAAGATTTGCCGTCGGCTCGTCAAAAATGATGATTTTGCTCTCTTGGCAAAGAGCCGCCGCGATGAGAGAAAGCTGCTGTTCACCCGAACTTAACGAAACTAGAGTATGGTTTTTTAGATGCGCAAGTCCTAAGAGTTCGATGTTTGCATCTGCTATTTTTCTATCCTCGCTTGAGTACTCAAAAAAACTTTTTCTATAAGCAAATCTCCCAAGCAGCACAAAATCCTGCACTGTTATAAACGAGTCGTAAATCTCTAGTTTTGCAGGGATATAGCCGACTGTTTTTGCCCTTTCTTGATATGACAAATTTTTGATATTTACCCCGTCTGCGAGTACCTCTCCGTCGTACTCTATCAAAGAGCAAATCGCACGAGCCAAAGTGCTTTTGCCCGAGCCGTTTGCACCGAGTATGCTTAAGTGTGACTCTACTCTCAGGTTTACATCTTTTAAGATACTCTCATCCGAGTAACTGCATGTGAGAGATTTTAGCTCAATCATCTGTTCATCTCCTCACAAAGTCTCTCAATACTCAGAGCGACTCTGTTTGATGGTATGTTTATATAACTCTCATCGACTACCGTTATGTGTTTGTTTTTACTTGCGTTAGTCGGGAGTGAGTGCCATGCGCTCAGTGCTTTTTGCTTGTCAACCAACCCGTTTGAGGCATTTGAGTGAAGTATGATAATCTGATCGGGGTTTAGCGCTATAACATTTTCATAACTTAAAACAGGTTGGTTAGTTTGGTTAGCGTTATATGCGTTAGTGTTTTTGCATATCGAGATAATGTCGTTGAAAAATATATTGCCCCCCGCTATATAGATACCGCTTCTTAAATCTTCATGCAGTCCGTAAACTATCATAACGGTATGCGGGTTTTTACTTTTAGGGGCGTTTTTTATTGCGTTGTTTATCTCGTCTATCAGAGTTTTTGGATCCGTATGCAGCTCGTTTGAGAGTTTTTGGATGGAATTTTTTATATCGTCTATGGTTTGGAGTTTAAGCATTAAAGTTTTTATATTGAATCTTTTTAACTTCTCTAAAGTCTCTTTGTTAAAATCCTGACCGATGACCAAAGTGGGGGAGTGTGCGATGATTTTTTCTAAATTCGGGTTTGAATATCCACCGATGACGCTCAGGTTTTGAGCCTCTTTTGGATAGAGTGAATAGTCACTCACGGCGACAAGAGCATCACCTTTTTTTAGTGCATAAACTATCTCCGTAACTGACGGGCTAAGAGAGACGATTCTCTCATTGCCCAAAAGCGTGAGCGTAAAAAACAGCACTAAAAAAAGAGTTTTTATACTCACGCGGTATCCTTAGATTTTTAGTTTAAATCCTGCGATTGCAGTTGTGGTAAAGTTTATAGGGTAGATGGCATTATCCTCTATCCACAAACCGTTCTTTTGGTTAAACAGATTGTTTATTTTAGCAAAAAGTTCCAAATTATCCCTCGTATAAGTTGCCGATATGTCCGTATAGCCGTAAGCATCTTGTTTTTGGGCAAAGTTGTTGTTAAAATCATTTGCCGCATAAGCCTTTGAGCGGTACACTTGAGTTATAGAAAATATAGTGTTTTTAGTCGGAAGATAGCTTAGAGTTGCTTTTATATTATGGTTAGAAACCCCCGGCAAATCGTTACCTGAGTAGTCGTTGCCGCCCTCAACCTCTTTGTCTATAACTGCTTTTACGAAGTTATAGTTCAGTGCGACATTAAACTCATCTGAAAGGAGCCATTTGTCATAAATATCCAAACCGTATTTGTATGATTTGTCAATATTGGTATTTTTTGAGTTTATAAAAGACGGGTCTGCAAAGTAGTAAATCTCATTTTTTAAATCAACATAAAAAAGCGATATCTTAAACTTATTAATGGGAGTTATATTGTTAAATCCAAGCGTAAAACTATCTGTTTTCATAGGATTTATAAAACCGTTAAAACTAACCGCTCCAAACCAATCTTTGTTGAAAAATCTGTCGATATCAGGAGCTTGATAAGCGTGTGCATAGTTTAAAAAAACGGAGTTTGCTTTGTCAAAAGTGTAGTTATAACCGAGTTCAGCCCCAAAAAGCGAGTGGTCGTCTTTTAAAGCGTTGCTTGCGTCATCGTATTCGTATTCTACATTTTCAACCCTTGCTCCCGCTTTTATGGAGTGGTTGTCAAACTTAAAATTGCTTATAAAAAAAGATGCCAAGTTCTTTTTTACGGTTTCATTTGCCGTCG
This region of Sulfurimonas sp. genomic DNA includes:
- a CDS encoding YcaO-like family protein; translation: MKLLSKTAPLEESISKMQKVLEDVGCKTTISEQKHPLANCYSVNLSSAEAPNHIYSNGKGILSEASTASALGEYIERLQTNNFFTDFYLPNRKYYPDEALFEFGGDYLSEELLDIYDADGELSGDDLVDYNSDFTDKIVALPFTNLFGGERVYFPVNILNNLYVSNGLAAGNTPKEAQVQALSEIYERYAKLEIIKNGYALPKFPDEVVKSYERVYKDLLALRESGYIVEILDASLGGKLPVTAISLINPKNATLFVSFGAHPILEVSLERTMTELMQGRDLDSLDTFETPTFDMSIVADSFNLESHFVDSNGKLGFGFLNSVKSFEFAPWRYDGIKDEFDFLVNIAKEMGKEIYLREYDYLGFYSCQIIIPSISEVYPVQDLTYNNKNSGKFIRDMVLNFSEYDAEDILDAVESLDDSLSMEKYIGVIFKNNFTMAEFKAQIYLLLDDVQQAQELLEFGANRVGHIVAELIRMDDEGFDFEEYKEGLFNIFTQARVEYAQRILQKEELFIDITLHNDYYNMLAMYDRLESKKRGMIL
- a CDS encoding iron ABC transporter permease, with the protein product MSKFLVWFFLIAIFVISPFIGAVPLEINEVLDFSTLSSKIFFELRVPRVLFAFFAGIILALSGLLFQTLFRNALMTPYTLGVSSGAVLGAGIAIKLGLGTLLFGISAVHLFGFLGAILTVFLLLYLAKFLKNAQHESLLLLGIALSLFYTSALMIIFYLGDAMQNDMLIRFTMGSLSIIGWQNPLIAGFIASLLTTVIYAYRFELQLLGISDESAKLKGLDTKKATRVLLLISSFAVGTLVSISGPIGFVGLITPHIVLKIYPSTINARIFKTALFGGFFLVFCDTITRSLQTQSEVPIGIVTALIGGPFFIYLIIRKKQ
- a CDS encoding ABC transporter ATP-binding protein; translation: MIELKSLTCSYSDESILKDVNLRVESHLSILGANGSGKSTLARAICSLIEYDGEVLADGVNIKNLSYQERAKTVGYIPAKLEIYDSFITVQDFVLLGRFAYRKSFFEYSSEDRKIADANIELLGLAHLKNHTLVSLSSGEQQLSLIAAALCQESKIIIFDEPTANLDPSNSRVIAKYIKKLKDTHQIILITHDLHLASFIGSPIAFIKDKNACYYEDDFFDDDVLKELYGVEFYSLAVKYE
- a CDS encoding ABC transporter substrate-binding protein; the encoded protein is MSIKTLFLVLFFTLTLLGNERIVSLSPSVTEIVYALKKGDALVAVSDYSLYPKEAQNLSVIGGYSNPNLEKIIAHSPTLVIGQDFNKETLEKLKRFNIKTLMLKLQTIDDIKNSIQKLSNELHTDPKTLIDEINNAIKNAPKSKNPHTVMIVYGLHEDLRSGIYIAGGNIFFNDIISICKNTNAYNANQTNQPVLSYENVIALNPDQIIILHSNASNGLVDKQKALSAWHSLPTNASKNKHITVVDESYINIPSNRVALSIERLCEEMNR